One Callospermophilus lateralis isolate mCalLat2 chromosome 6, mCalLat2.hap1, whole genome shotgun sequence genomic region harbors:
- the Ddr1 gene encoding epithelial discoidin domain-containing receptor 1 isoform X3, producing the protein MGPEVLSSLLLLLLLLVATGDADMKGHFDPAKCRYALGMQDRTIPDSDISVSSSWSDSTAARHSRLESSDGDGAWCPAGPVFPKEEEYLQVDLRRLHLVALVGTQGRHAGGLGKEFSRSYRLRYSRDGHRWMDWKDRWGQEVISGNEDPGGVVLKDLGPPMVARLVRFYPRADRVMSVCLRVELYGCLWRDGLLSYTAPVGQTMYLSEAVHLNDSTYDGYTVGGLQYGGLGQLADGVVGLDDFRQSQELRVWPGYDYVGWSNHSFPSGYVEMEFEFEQLRAFQAMQVHCNNMHTLGARLPGGVECRFKRGPAVAWEGEPMRHALGGSLGDPRARAISVPLGGRVGRFLQCRFLFAGPWLLFSEISFISDVVNDSSQFLGGTFAPAPWWPPGPPPTNFSSLELEPRGQQPVAKAEGSPTAILIGCLVAIILLLLLIIALMLWRLHWRRLLSKAERRVLEEELTVHLSVPGDTILINNRPGPREPPPYQEPRPRGNPPHSAPCVPGGSACNGDYMEPEKPGAPLLPPPPQNSVPHYAEADIVTLQGVTGGNTYAVPALPPGAVGDGPPRVDFPRSRLRFKEKLGEGQFGEVHLCEVENPQDLVSLDFPINVHKGQPLLVAVKILRPDATKNARNDFLKEVKIMSRLKDPNIIRLLGVCVQDDPLCMITDYMENGDLNQFLSAHQLEDKAAEGASRDGEAAQGPTISYPMLLHVAAQIASGMRYLATLNFVHRDLATRNCLVGENFTIKIADFGMSRNLYAGDYYRVQGRAVLPIRWMAWECILMGKFTTASDVWAFGVTLWEVLMLCRAQPFGQLTDEQVIENAGEFFRDQGRQVYLFRPPACPQGLYELMLQCWSREPEQRPPFSQLHRFLAEDALNTV; encoded by the exons ATGGGGCCAGAGGTCCTCTCATCTctactgctgctgctactgctctTGGTAGCAACTGGAGATGCTGACATGAAGGGACATTTTGACCCTG CCAAGTGCCGCTACGCCCTGGGTATGCAAGACCGCACCATTCCAGACAGTGACATCTCTGTCTCCAGTTCCTGGTCAGACTCCACTGCTGCTCGCCACAGCAG GCTGGAGAGCAGTGATGGGGATGGGGCATGGTGTCCTGCGGGACCAGTGTTTCCCAAGGAGGAGGAGTACCTACAGGTGGATCTACGGCGGCTACACCTCGTGGCTCTGGTGGGCACCCAGGGACGCCATGCTGGGGGCCTGGGCAAAGAGTTCTCCCGCAGCTACCGGCTGCGTTACTCCCGGGACGGCCACCGCTGGATGGACTGGAAGGATCGCTGGGGTCAGGAG GTGATCTCAGGTAATGAAGACCCTGGGGGAGTGGTGCTGAAGGACCTTGGGCCCCCCATGGTGGCCCGCCTGGTTCGCTTCTACCCCCGGGCTGACCGTGTTATGAGTGTCTGTCTGCGAGTGGAGCTCTATGGCTGCCTCTGGAGGG ATGGACTTCTGTCTTACACAGCCCCTGTGGGGCAAACGATGTACTTATCTGAAGCCGTGCACCTCAACGACTCCACCTATGATGGATATACTGTTGGCGG gCTGCAGTATGGTGGTCTGGGCCAGCTGGCAGATGGTGTGGTAGGGCTGGATGACTTTAGGCAGAGCCAGGAACTTCGAGTTTGGCCAGGCTATGATTATGTGGGATGGAGTAACCATAGCTTCCCCAGTGGCTATGTGGAGATGGAGTTTGAGTTTGAGCAGTTGAGGGCCTTCCAGGCCATGCAG GTACACTGTAACAACATGCACACACTGGGAGCCCGCCTGCCAGGCGGGGTGGAGTGTCGCTTCAAGCGGGGCCCTGCCGTGGCCTGGGAAGGAGAGCCCATGCGCCATGCCCTGGGAGGCAGCCTAGGGGACCCCAGAGCCCGGGCTATCTCAGTGCCCCTGGGTGGCCGTGTGGGTCGCTTTCTGCAGTGCCGCTTCCTCTTTGCGGGGCCCTGGTTACTCTTCAGTGAAATTTCCTTCATCTCTG ATGTGGTAAATGACTCCTCTCAGTTTCTGGGGGGCACCTTTGCACCAGCCCCCTGGTGGCCTCCTGGCCCACCTCCCACCAACTTCAGTAGCTTGG AGCTGGAGCCCCGGGGCCAGCAGCCTGTGGCCAAGGCAGAGGGGAGCCCGACTGCCATTCTCATAGGCTGCCTCGTGGCGATcatcctgctgctgctgcttatcATTGCCCTCATGCTCTGGCGGCTGCACTGGCGCAGGCTCCTCAGCAAG GCTGAGCGACGAGTATTGGAAGAGGAGCTGACAGTTCATCTCTCTGTTCCTGGGGACACCATCCTCATCAACAATCGCCCAGGTCCCCGAGAACCACCCCCTTACCAGGAGCCCCGGCCTCGTGGGAATCCACCCCACTCTGCTCCCTGTGTCCCCGGTGGCTCTG CCTGCAATGGGGATTATATGGAGCCTGAGAAGCCAGGTGCCCCGCTTCTGCCCCCACCTCCCCAGAACAGCGTCCCCCATTATGCCGAGGCTGACATTGTTACCCTGCAGGGCGTCACCGGGGGCAACACCTATGCTGTGCCTGCACTGCCCCCAGGGGCGGTTGGGGATGGGCCCCCCAGAGTGGATTTTCCTCGGTCACGGCTCCGCTTCAAGGAGAAGCTTGGCGAGGGCCAGTTTGGGGAG GTGCACCTGTGTGAGGTAGAGAACCCTCAAGATCTGGTCAGTCTTGACTTCCCCATCAATGTACACAAGGGACAACCCTTGCTGGTAGCTGTCAAGATCCTACGGCCAGATGCTACCAAGAATGCCAG GAATGATTTCTTGAAGGAGGTGAAGATCATGTCACGACTCAAGGACCCAAACATCATCCGgctcctgggtgtgtgtgtgcaggaTGACCCCCTGTGCATGATTACTGATTACATGGAGAATGGAGACCTGAACCAGTTTCTCAGTGCCCATCAGCTGGAAGACAAGGCAGCCGAAGGGGCCTCCAGGGATGGGGAGGCTGCCCAGGGGCCCACCATCAG CTACCCGATGCTCTTGCATGTGGCAGCCCAGATCGCCTCAGGCATGCGTTATTTGGCCACACTCAACTTTGTACATCGAGACCTGGCCACACGGAATTGCCTGGTTGGGGAAAATTTCACCATCAAAATTGCTGACTTTGGCATGAGCCGAAACCTCTATGCTGGGGATTATTATCGTGTGCAGGGCCGGGCAGTACTGCCCATTCGGTGGATGGCCTGGGAATGCATCCTCATG GGGAAGTTCACAACGGCCAGTGACGTGTGGGCCTTTGGGGTGACTCTGTGGGAGGTGCTGATGCTCTGTAGGGCCCAACCCTTTGGGCAGCTCACCGACGAGCAAGTCATCGAGAATGCTGGGGAGTTCTTCCGGGACCAGGGACGACAG GTGTACCTGTTCCGGCCACCTGCCTGCCCACAGGGCCTGTATGAGCTGATGCTTCAGTGCTGGAGCAGGGAGCCTGAGCAGCGACCCCCTTTTTCCCAACTGCATCGGTTCCTGGCAGAAGACGCACTCAATACAGTGTGA
- the Ddr1 gene encoding epithelial discoidin domain-containing receptor 1 isoform X2 gives MGPEVLSSLLLLLLLLVATGDADMKGHFDPAKCRYALGMQDRTIPDSDISVSSSWSDSTAARHSRLESSDGDGAWCPAGPVFPKEEEYLQVDLRRLHLVALVGTQGRHAGGLGKEFSRSYRLRYSRDGHRWMDWKDRWGQEVISGNEDPGGVVLKDLGPPMVARLVRFYPRADRVMSVCLRVELYGCLWRDGLLSYTAPVGQTMYLSEAVHLNDSTYDGYTVGGLQYGGLGQLADGVVGLDDFRQSQELRVWPGYDYVGWSNHSFPSGYVEMEFEFEQLRAFQAMQVHCNNMHTLGARLPGGVECRFKRGPAVAWEGEPMRHALGGSLGDPRARAISVPLGGRVGRFLQCRFLFAGPWLLFSEISFISDVVNDSSQFLGGTFAPAPWWPPGPPPTNFSSLGCLVAIILLLLLIIALMLWRLHWRRLLSKAERRVLEEELTVHLSVPGDTILINNRPGPREPPPYQEPRPRGNPPHSAPCVPGGSALLLSNPAYRLLLATYARPPRGPGPPTPAWAKPTNTQACNGDYMEPEKPGAPLLPPPPQNSVPHYAEADIVTLQGVTGGNTYAVPALPPGAVGDGPPRVDFPRSRLRFKEKLGEGQFGEVHLCEVENPQDLVSLDFPINVHKGQPLLVAVKILRPDATKNARNDFLKEVKIMSRLKDPNIIRLLGVCVQDDPLCMITDYMENGDLNQFLSAHQLEDKAAEGASRDGEAAQGPTISYPMLLHVAAQIASGMRYLATLNFVHRDLATRNCLVGENFTIKIADFGMSRNLYAGDYYRVQGRAVLPIRWMAWECILMGKFTTASDVWAFGVTLWEVLMLCRAQPFGQLTDEQVIENAGEFFRDQGRQVYLFRPPACPQGLYELMLQCWSREPEQRPPFSQLHRFLAEDALNTV, from the exons ATGGGGCCAGAGGTCCTCTCATCTctactgctgctgctactgctctTGGTAGCAACTGGAGATGCTGACATGAAGGGACATTTTGACCCTG CCAAGTGCCGCTACGCCCTGGGTATGCAAGACCGCACCATTCCAGACAGTGACATCTCTGTCTCCAGTTCCTGGTCAGACTCCACTGCTGCTCGCCACAGCAG GCTGGAGAGCAGTGATGGGGATGGGGCATGGTGTCCTGCGGGACCAGTGTTTCCCAAGGAGGAGGAGTACCTACAGGTGGATCTACGGCGGCTACACCTCGTGGCTCTGGTGGGCACCCAGGGACGCCATGCTGGGGGCCTGGGCAAAGAGTTCTCCCGCAGCTACCGGCTGCGTTACTCCCGGGACGGCCACCGCTGGATGGACTGGAAGGATCGCTGGGGTCAGGAG GTGATCTCAGGTAATGAAGACCCTGGGGGAGTGGTGCTGAAGGACCTTGGGCCCCCCATGGTGGCCCGCCTGGTTCGCTTCTACCCCCGGGCTGACCGTGTTATGAGTGTCTGTCTGCGAGTGGAGCTCTATGGCTGCCTCTGGAGGG ATGGACTTCTGTCTTACACAGCCCCTGTGGGGCAAACGATGTACTTATCTGAAGCCGTGCACCTCAACGACTCCACCTATGATGGATATACTGTTGGCGG gCTGCAGTATGGTGGTCTGGGCCAGCTGGCAGATGGTGTGGTAGGGCTGGATGACTTTAGGCAGAGCCAGGAACTTCGAGTTTGGCCAGGCTATGATTATGTGGGATGGAGTAACCATAGCTTCCCCAGTGGCTATGTGGAGATGGAGTTTGAGTTTGAGCAGTTGAGGGCCTTCCAGGCCATGCAG GTACACTGTAACAACATGCACACACTGGGAGCCCGCCTGCCAGGCGGGGTGGAGTGTCGCTTCAAGCGGGGCCCTGCCGTGGCCTGGGAAGGAGAGCCCATGCGCCATGCCCTGGGAGGCAGCCTAGGGGACCCCAGAGCCCGGGCTATCTCAGTGCCCCTGGGTGGCCGTGTGGGTCGCTTTCTGCAGTGCCGCTTCCTCTTTGCGGGGCCCTGGTTACTCTTCAGTGAAATTTCCTTCATCTCTG ATGTGGTAAATGACTCCTCTCAGTTTCTGGGGGGCACCTTTGCACCAGCCCCCTGGTGGCCTCCTGGCCCACCTCCCACCAACTTCAGTAGCTTGG GCTGCCTCGTGGCGATcatcctgctgctgctgcttatcATTGCCCTCATGCTCTGGCGGCTGCACTGGCGCAGGCTCCTCAGCAAG GCTGAGCGACGAGTATTGGAAGAGGAGCTGACAGTTCATCTCTCTGTTCCTGGGGACACCATCCTCATCAACAATCGCCCAGGTCCCCGAGAACCACCCCCTTACCAGGAGCCCCGGCCTCGTGGGAATCCACCCCACTCTGCTCCCTGTGTCCCCGGTGGCTCTG CGCTGCTGCTCTCCAATCCAGCCTACCGCCTCCTTCTGGCCACTTACGCCCGTCCCCCTCGAGGCCCGGGCCCCCCCACACCCGCCTGGGCCAAACCCACCAACACCCAGG CCTGCAATGGGGATTATATGGAGCCTGAGAAGCCAGGTGCCCCGCTTCTGCCCCCACCTCCCCAGAACAGCGTCCCCCATTATGCCGAGGCTGACATTGTTACCCTGCAGGGCGTCACCGGGGGCAACACCTATGCTGTGCCTGCACTGCCCCCAGGGGCGGTTGGGGATGGGCCCCCCAGAGTGGATTTTCCTCGGTCACGGCTCCGCTTCAAGGAGAAGCTTGGCGAGGGCCAGTTTGGGGAG GTGCACCTGTGTGAGGTAGAGAACCCTCAAGATCTGGTCAGTCTTGACTTCCCCATCAATGTACACAAGGGACAACCCTTGCTGGTAGCTGTCAAGATCCTACGGCCAGATGCTACCAAGAATGCCAG GAATGATTTCTTGAAGGAGGTGAAGATCATGTCACGACTCAAGGACCCAAACATCATCCGgctcctgggtgtgtgtgtgcaggaTGACCCCCTGTGCATGATTACTGATTACATGGAGAATGGAGACCTGAACCAGTTTCTCAGTGCCCATCAGCTGGAAGACAAGGCAGCCGAAGGGGCCTCCAGGGATGGGGAGGCTGCCCAGGGGCCCACCATCAG CTACCCGATGCTCTTGCATGTGGCAGCCCAGATCGCCTCAGGCATGCGTTATTTGGCCACACTCAACTTTGTACATCGAGACCTGGCCACACGGAATTGCCTGGTTGGGGAAAATTTCACCATCAAAATTGCTGACTTTGGCATGAGCCGAAACCTCTATGCTGGGGATTATTATCGTGTGCAGGGCCGGGCAGTACTGCCCATTCGGTGGATGGCCTGGGAATGCATCCTCATG GGGAAGTTCACAACGGCCAGTGACGTGTGGGCCTTTGGGGTGACTCTGTGGGAGGTGCTGATGCTCTGTAGGGCCCAACCCTTTGGGCAGCTCACCGACGAGCAAGTCATCGAGAATGCTGGGGAGTTCTTCCGGGACCAGGGACGACAG GTGTACCTGTTCCGGCCACCTGCCTGCCCACAGGGCCTGTATGAGCTGATGCTTCAGTGCTGGAGCAGGGAGCCTGAGCAGCGACCCCCTTTTTCCCAACTGCATCGGTTCCTGGCAGAAGACGCACTCAATACAGTGTGA
- the Ddr1 gene encoding epithelial discoidin domain-containing receptor 1 isoform X1 has protein sequence MGPEVLSSLLLLLLLLVATGDADMKGHFDPAKCRYALGMQDRTIPDSDISVSSSWSDSTAARHSRLESSDGDGAWCPAGPVFPKEEEYLQVDLRRLHLVALVGTQGRHAGGLGKEFSRSYRLRYSRDGHRWMDWKDRWGQEVISGNEDPGGVVLKDLGPPMVARLVRFYPRADRVMSVCLRVELYGCLWRDGLLSYTAPVGQTMYLSEAVHLNDSTYDGYTVGGLQYGGLGQLADGVVGLDDFRQSQELRVWPGYDYVGWSNHSFPSGYVEMEFEFEQLRAFQAMQVHCNNMHTLGARLPGGVECRFKRGPAVAWEGEPMRHALGGSLGDPRARAISVPLGGRVGRFLQCRFLFAGPWLLFSEISFISDVVNDSSQFLGGTFAPAPWWPPGPPPTNFSSLELEPRGQQPVAKAEGSPTAILIGCLVAIILLLLLIIALMLWRLHWRRLLSKAERRVLEEELTVHLSVPGDTILINNRPGPREPPPYQEPRPRGNPPHSAPCVPGGSALLLSNPAYRLLLATYARPPRGPGPPTPAWAKPTNTQACNGDYMEPEKPGAPLLPPPPQNSVPHYAEADIVTLQGVTGGNTYAVPALPPGAVGDGPPRVDFPRSRLRFKEKLGEGQFGEVHLCEVENPQDLVSLDFPINVHKGQPLLVAVKILRPDATKNARNDFLKEVKIMSRLKDPNIIRLLGVCVQDDPLCMITDYMENGDLNQFLSAHQLEDKAAEGASRDGEAAQGPTISYPMLLHVAAQIASGMRYLATLNFVHRDLATRNCLVGENFTIKIADFGMSRNLYAGDYYRVQGRAVLPIRWMAWECILMGKFTTASDVWAFGVTLWEVLMLCRAQPFGQLTDEQVIENAGEFFRDQGRQVYLFRPPACPQGLYELMLQCWSREPEQRPPFSQLHRFLAEDALNTV, from the exons ATGGGGCCAGAGGTCCTCTCATCTctactgctgctgctactgctctTGGTAGCAACTGGAGATGCTGACATGAAGGGACATTTTGACCCTG CCAAGTGCCGCTACGCCCTGGGTATGCAAGACCGCACCATTCCAGACAGTGACATCTCTGTCTCCAGTTCCTGGTCAGACTCCACTGCTGCTCGCCACAGCAG GCTGGAGAGCAGTGATGGGGATGGGGCATGGTGTCCTGCGGGACCAGTGTTTCCCAAGGAGGAGGAGTACCTACAGGTGGATCTACGGCGGCTACACCTCGTGGCTCTGGTGGGCACCCAGGGACGCCATGCTGGGGGCCTGGGCAAAGAGTTCTCCCGCAGCTACCGGCTGCGTTACTCCCGGGACGGCCACCGCTGGATGGACTGGAAGGATCGCTGGGGTCAGGAG GTGATCTCAGGTAATGAAGACCCTGGGGGAGTGGTGCTGAAGGACCTTGGGCCCCCCATGGTGGCCCGCCTGGTTCGCTTCTACCCCCGGGCTGACCGTGTTATGAGTGTCTGTCTGCGAGTGGAGCTCTATGGCTGCCTCTGGAGGG ATGGACTTCTGTCTTACACAGCCCCTGTGGGGCAAACGATGTACTTATCTGAAGCCGTGCACCTCAACGACTCCACCTATGATGGATATACTGTTGGCGG gCTGCAGTATGGTGGTCTGGGCCAGCTGGCAGATGGTGTGGTAGGGCTGGATGACTTTAGGCAGAGCCAGGAACTTCGAGTTTGGCCAGGCTATGATTATGTGGGATGGAGTAACCATAGCTTCCCCAGTGGCTATGTGGAGATGGAGTTTGAGTTTGAGCAGTTGAGGGCCTTCCAGGCCATGCAG GTACACTGTAACAACATGCACACACTGGGAGCCCGCCTGCCAGGCGGGGTGGAGTGTCGCTTCAAGCGGGGCCCTGCCGTGGCCTGGGAAGGAGAGCCCATGCGCCATGCCCTGGGAGGCAGCCTAGGGGACCCCAGAGCCCGGGCTATCTCAGTGCCCCTGGGTGGCCGTGTGGGTCGCTTTCTGCAGTGCCGCTTCCTCTTTGCGGGGCCCTGGTTACTCTTCAGTGAAATTTCCTTCATCTCTG ATGTGGTAAATGACTCCTCTCAGTTTCTGGGGGGCACCTTTGCACCAGCCCCCTGGTGGCCTCCTGGCCCACCTCCCACCAACTTCAGTAGCTTGG AGCTGGAGCCCCGGGGCCAGCAGCCTGTGGCCAAGGCAGAGGGGAGCCCGACTGCCATTCTCATAGGCTGCCTCGTGGCGATcatcctgctgctgctgcttatcATTGCCCTCATGCTCTGGCGGCTGCACTGGCGCAGGCTCCTCAGCAAG GCTGAGCGACGAGTATTGGAAGAGGAGCTGACAGTTCATCTCTCTGTTCCTGGGGACACCATCCTCATCAACAATCGCCCAGGTCCCCGAGAACCACCCCCTTACCAGGAGCCCCGGCCTCGTGGGAATCCACCCCACTCTGCTCCCTGTGTCCCCGGTGGCTCTG CGCTGCTGCTCTCCAATCCAGCCTACCGCCTCCTTCTGGCCACTTACGCCCGTCCCCCTCGAGGCCCGGGCCCCCCCACACCCGCCTGGGCCAAACCCACCAACACCCAGG CCTGCAATGGGGATTATATGGAGCCTGAGAAGCCAGGTGCCCCGCTTCTGCCCCCACCTCCCCAGAACAGCGTCCCCCATTATGCCGAGGCTGACATTGTTACCCTGCAGGGCGTCACCGGGGGCAACACCTATGCTGTGCCTGCACTGCCCCCAGGGGCGGTTGGGGATGGGCCCCCCAGAGTGGATTTTCCTCGGTCACGGCTCCGCTTCAAGGAGAAGCTTGGCGAGGGCCAGTTTGGGGAG GTGCACCTGTGTGAGGTAGAGAACCCTCAAGATCTGGTCAGTCTTGACTTCCCCATCAATGTACACAAGGGACAACCCTTGCTGGTAGCTGTCAAGATCCTACGGCCAGATGCTACCAAGAATGCCAG GAATGATTTCTTGAAGGAGGTGAAGATCATGTCACGACTCAAGGACCCAAACATCATCCGgctcctgggtgtgtgtgtgcaggaTGACCCCCTGTGCATGATTACTGATTACATGGAGAATGGAGACCTGAACCAGTTTCTCAGTGCCCATCAGCTGGAAGACAAGGCAGCCGAAGGGGCCTCCAGGGATGGGGAGGCTGCCCAGGGGCCCACCATCAG CTACCCGATGCTCTTGCATGTGGCAGCCCAGATCGCCTCAGGCATGCGTTATTTGGCCACACTCAACTTTGTACATCGAGACCTGGCCACACGGAATTGCCTGGTTGGGGAAAATTTCACCATCAAAATTGCTGACTTTGGCATGAGCCGAAACCTCTATGCTGGGGATTATTATCGTGTGCAGGGCCGGGCAGTACTGCCCATTCGGTGGATGGCCTGGGAATGCATCCTCATG GGGAAGTTCACAACGGCCAGTGACGTGTGGGCCTTTGGGGTGACTCTGTGGGAGGTGCTGATGCTCTGTAGGGCCCAACCCTTTGGGCAGCTCACCGACGAGCAAGTCATCGAGAATGCTGGGGAGTTCTTCCGGGACCAGGGACGACAG GTGTACCTGTTCCGGCCACCTGCCTGCCCACAGGGCCTGTATGAGCTGATGCTTCAGTGCTGGAGCAGGGAGCCTGAGCAGCGACCCCCTTTTTCCCAACTGCATCGGTTCCTGGCAGAAGACGCACTCAATACAGTGTGA